In Streptomyces violaceusniger Tu 4113, one DNA window encodes the following:
- a CDS encoding acetyl/propionyl/methylcrotonyl-CoA carboxylase subunit alpha, which produces MQKVLIANRGEIAVRVARACRDAGIASVAVYADPDRDACHVRAADEAYALGGDTPAASYLDQAKVLAAAAESGADAVHPGYGFLSENAEFAQAVLDAGLTWIGPPPHAIRDLGDKVAARHIAQRAGAPLVAGTPDPVSGADEVVAFAEQHGLPIAIKAAFGGGGRGLKVARAMEDVPELYDSAVREAVAAFGRGECFVERYLDKPRHVETQCLADTHGNVVVVSTRDCSLQRRHQKLVEEAPAPFLTQEQNDQLYAASKAILKEAGYVGAGTVEFLVGMDGTISFLEVNTRLQVEHPVTEEVTGIDLVREMFRIADGEAIGYDDPQVRGHSFEFRINGEDPGRNFLPAPGTVTSFVPPAGPGVRLDAGVESGSVIGPAWDSLLAKLIVTGATRTQALQRAARALAEFQVEGMATAIPFHQAVVVDPAFTSEPFTIHTRWIETEFNNTITPFAPTGMDEADEPTARETVVVEVGGKRLEISLPAVLGLAVSPGEVAGTKKPKRKAVKKSGSAASGDALASPMQGTIVKVAVNEGDTVAEGDLIVVLEAMKMEQPLNAHRGGIVKSLNANVGASVSAGAVICELKD; this is translated from the coding sequence ATGCAAAAGGTGCTCATCGCCAACCGTGGCGAGATCGCTGTCCGTGTTGCCCGTGCCTGCCGGGATGCCGGGATCGCGAGCGTAGCCGTCTACGCCGATCCGGATCGGGACGCATGTCATGTGCGCGCGGCCGATGAAGCCTATGCGCTGGGCGGTGACACCCCGGCGGCCAGTTATCTCGACCAGGCCAAGGTCCTTGCCGCGGCCGCCGAATCCGGCGCCGACGCCGTCCACCCCGGCTACGGATTCCTCTCCGAGAACGCCGAATTCGCCCAGGCCGTCCTCGACGCGGGCCTGACCTGGATCGGCCCCCCGCCGCACGCCATCCGCGACCTGGGCGACAAGGTCGCCGCCCGCCACATCGCCCAGCGCGCCGGCGCCCCGCTGGTCGCCGGCACCCCCGACCCGGTCTCCGGCGCGGACGAGGTCGTGGCCTTCGCCGAACAGCACGGCCTGCCCATCGCCATCAAGGCCGCCTTCGGCGGCGGCGGCCGCGGCCTGAAGGTCGCCCGCGCCATGGAAGACGTCCCCGAACTCTACGACTCCGCCGTCCGCGAGGCCGTCGCGGCGTTCGGGCGCGGCGAGTGCTTCGTCGAGCGCTACCTCGACAAGCCCCGCCATGTGGAGACCCAGTGCCTGGCCGACACCCACGGCAACGTCGTGGTCGTCTCCACCCGTGACTGCTCCCTCCAGCGCCGCCACCAGAAGCTGGTCGAAGAGGCCCCGGCACCCTTCCTGACCCAGGAGCAGAACGACCAGCTCTACGCCGCCTCCAAAGCCATCCTCAAGGAGGCCGGCTATGTGGGGGCGGGGACGGTGGAGTTCCTGGTCGGTATGGACGGCACGATCTCCTTCCTGGAGGTCAACACCCGTCTCCAGGTGGAGCACCCGGTCACCGAGGAGGTCACCGGCATCGACCTGGTCCGCGAGATGTTCCGCATCGCCGACGGCGAGGCCATCGGCTACGACGACCCGCAGGTGCGCGGCCACTCCTTCGAGTTCCGCATCAACGGCGAGGACCCGGGCCGCAACTTCCTGCCCGCCCCGGGCACGGTGACCTCCTTCGTCCCGCCCGCCGGCCCCGGTGTCCGGCTGGACGCGGGTGTGGAGTCCGGGAGTGTCATCGGCCCGGCGTGGGACTCGCTGCTGGCCAAGCTGATCGTCACCGGCGCCACCCGCACCCAGGCCCTCCAGCGCGCCGCCCGCGCCCTGGCCGAGTTCCAGGTCGAGGGCATGGCCACCGCGATCCCGTTCCACCAGGCGGTGGTGGTGGACCCGGCGTTCACCAGCGAGCCGTTCACGATCCACACCCGCTGGATCGAGACCGAGTTCAACAACACCATCACCCCCTTCGCTCCGACCGGGATGGACGAGGCCGACGAGCCCACCGCCCGGGAGACGGTCGTGGTCGAGGTCGGCGGCAAGCGGCTGGAGATCTCGCTTCCGGCGGTCCTCGGCCTGGCGGTGTCGCCCGGGGAGGTCGCGGGGACCAAGAAGCCGAAGCGCAAGGCGGTCAAGAAGTCCGGCTCCGCCGCCTCCGGCGACGCCTTGGCCTCCCCCATGCAGGGCACCATCGTCAAGGTCGCCGTCAACGAGGGTGACACCGTGGCCGAGGGCGACCTCATCGTCGTCCTGGAGGCCATGAAGATGGAACAGCCTCTCAATGCCCACCGCGGCGGCATCGTCAAGAGCCTGAACGCGAACGTCGGCGCCTCGGTCAGCGCGGGCGCCGTGATCTGCGAACTCAAGGACTGA
- a CDS encoding 3-hydroxyacyl-ACP dehydratase, with product MTAAACGPVDGTVEVVDPGVPGERPARCVAVVGASEKVFAGHFPGFAIFPGVCVVEYVQRGALATLPEREPGGRWVLAAVESSRFLSPVYPGDELTSEYVWSRKDGAVRCRASAATGRGPAAQIRLRFENRDAQGAEAGAGEWRGQGRGADAG from the coding sequence ATGACGGCGGCCGCGTGCGGACCGGTCGACGGCACCGTGGAGGTCGTGGACCCCGGCGTCCCCGGTGAGCGGCCCGCCCGGTGCGTGGCCGTGGTCGGCGCGTCGGAGAAGGTGTTCGCCGGGCACTTCCCCGGGTTCGCCATCTTCCCCGGCGTATGTGTCGTGGAGTACGTCCAGCGCGGCGCCCTCGCCACGCTGCCGGAGCGCGAACCGGGCGGGCGCTGGGTCCTGGCGGCCGTCGAGTCCTCCCGCTTCCTCAGCCCGGTCTACCCCGGAGACGAGCTGACCAGCGAATACGTCTGGTCGCGCAAGGACGGTGCGGTGCGCTGCCGGGCCTCGGCGGCCACCGGGCGCGGACCTGCCGCGCAGATAAGGTTGCGCTTCGAGAACCGGGACGCCCAGGGCGCGGAGGCCGGGGCAGGGGAGTGGAGAGGCCAGGGCCGAGGAGCGGACGCCGGATGA
- a CDS encoding DUF2277 domain-containing protein, with protein MCRSIRTLRPPYAEIVTQDDMRAAALQYVRKISGFRQPAPHNAAAFDKAVETIAAATEELLSTLEVKGRVG; from the coding sequence ATGTGCAGATCCATCAGGACGCTCCGCCCGCCGTATGCCGAGATCGTCACCCAGGACGACATGCGCGCTGCCGCCCTCCAGTACGTCCGCAAGATCAGCGGCTTCCGCCAGCCCGCCCCGCACAACGCCGCCGCCTTCGACAAGGCGGTCGAAACGATCGCCGCGGCCACCGAGGAACTGCTGAGCACGCTGGAGGTCAAGGGCCGCGTAGGCTGA
- a CDS encoding alpha/beta hydrolase: protein MATGFLAKAASAVTLPVAPLYGAFLSYMIYHPPRRPHHKKPADLGLTSTDVNVPLNGQQGRGLHVWLIPGDTERVVVLGHGLGLSKSASLAQARLLSEAGYTVAMFDHRNHGKSVADRAGWGMSDRHTDDVVAVVRHMRSMDEYAMARIAIYGFSISTFPSFYMLKREDCPVDAVIFDSGPALELAPLFRNFVAAGGVPIPGPLGTGPSRAVVETVASSAAVAMLRVQWPPPLGGAYERTPMLFLTGELDTMIPASGVRALAERYPLAEVHTLPDTEHLQGIKTQPETYAETVLGFLERTLKD, encoded by the coding sequence ATGGCGACGGGATTCCTGGCCAAGGCGGCCTCGGCGGTGACCCTCCCGGTGGCACCGTTGTACGGCGCCTTCCTCTCGTACATGATCTACCACCCGCCCCGCAGGCCACATCACAAGAAGCCCGCCGACCTGGGGCTGACCAGCACGGATGTCAATGTTCCGCTGAACGGTCAGCAGGGGCGCGGACTGCATGTCTGGCTCATCCCCGGCGACACCGAGCGGGTCGTGGTCCTCGGGCACGGCCTGGGGCTGAGCAAGTCCGCGAGCCTGGCGCAGGCGCGGCTGCTCAGCGAGGCCGGCTATACGGTCGCGATGTTCGACCACCGCAACCACGGTAAGAGCGTCGCGGACCGGGCGGGCTGGGGTATGAGCGACCGTCACACCGACGATGTGGTCGCCGTGGTGCGGCATATGCGGTCGATGGACGAGTACGCCATGGCGCGCATCGCGATCTACGGCTTCTCCATCTCGACCTTCCCCTCCTTCTACATGCTCAAGAGGGAGGACTGCCCGGTCGACGCGGTGATCTTCGACAGCGGTCCGGCGCTGGAGCTGGCCCCGCTGTTCCGGAACTTCGTCGCGGCCGGCGGCGTGCCCATCCCCGGCCCGCTGGGCACCGGCCCCTCCCGCGCGGTCGTGGAGACGGTCGCCTCGTCGGCGGCCGTGGCGATGCTGCGGGTGCAGTGGCCCCCGCCGCTCGGGGGCGCGTACGAGCGCACCCCGATGCTCTTTCTGACCGGTGAGCTCGACACCATGATCCCCGCGTCCGGAGTGCGGGCGCTGGCCGAGCGCTATCCGCTGGCCGAGGTGCACACCCTGCCGGACACCGAGCATCTGCAGGGGATCAAGACCCAGCCGGAGACCTACGCGGAGACCGTCCTGGGCTTCCTGGAGCGGACGCTCAAGGACTGA
- a CDS encoding DsbA family protein, which yields MAARRSKVPRFYFNFRSPYSWIAYRDLMDRYPDVAQAVEWHPWWEPDADGERRMAEQRHHFPYTAMSREKHLYILQDVRRLTTDRGLAVNWPVDQDPVWEVPHLPYFLALDAGLGPAYIERVHRARWQEGRDICDRTTIAAIAGELGLPADRAAAAADDEELRGGRGLRALLALSDAGAFGVPFFTHGYDKFWGVDRLPAFVEAVRSGSGPGAGSGDRSGPRSRDTPAAVPSDTDFAAARSADPGHAGGCG from the coding sequence GTGGCAGCCAGGCGCAGCAAAGTACCGCGCTTCTATTTCAATTTCCGCAGCCCGTACAGCTGGATCGCCTACCGTGACCTGATGGACCGCTATCCGGATGTCGCACAGGCGGTGGAATGGCACCCGTGGTGGGAGCCGGACGCGGATGGTGAGCGCCGTATGGCCGAACAACGCCATCACTTTCCGTATACGGCGATGTCCCGGGAGAAGCATCTCTATATCCTCCAGGATGTGCGTCGGCTGACGACCGACCGCGGCCTCGCGGTCAACTGGCCGGTGGATCAGGACCCGGTCTGGGAGGTGCCGCATCTGCCGTACTTCCTGGCGCTGGACGCGGGGCTCGGCCCCGCCTACATCGAGCGCGTCCACCGGGCGCGCTGGCAGGAGGGCCGCGACATCTGCGACCGTACGACCATCGCGGCCATCGCCGGTGAGCTGGGGCTTCCGGCGGATCGGGCGGCGGCAGCGGCCGATGACGAGGAGCTGCGCGGCGGCCGGGGGCTCCGGGCCCTGCTCGCGCTCAGCGACGCCGGGGCGTTCGGCGTGCCGTTCTTCACCCATGGCTATGACAAGTTCTGGGGCGTGGACCGGCTGCCGGCCTTCGTCGAGGCGGTCCGCTCCGGCTCCGGGCCGGGCGCGGGTTCCGGTGACCGGTCCGGGCCCCGCTCCCGGGACACGCCCGCCGCCGTGCCGTCGGACACCGACTTCGCCGCCGCCCGGTCGGCCGATCCGGGCCATGCCGGAGGCTGTGGCTGA
- a CDS encoding acyl carrier protein: MADATAALDMDELRTFVADVLDVDEEDVTDDADFVKTLGVDSLMALEVMVVLEKKYSVKLEEREMKDITTLRKVHDLLASKLEK, translated from the coding sequence ATGGCCGACGCCACCGCCGCCCTGGACATGGATGAACTGCGCACCTTCGTCGCGGATGTGCTCGATGTGGACGAGGAGGACGTCACCGACGACGCCGACTTCGTCAAGACGCTGGGCGTGGACTCCCTCATGGCCCTCGAGGTCATGGTCGTCCTGGAGAAGAAGTACTCGGTGAAGCTGGAGGAGCGGGAGATGAAGGACATCACCACGCTCCGCAAGGTGCACGACCTGCTCGCCTCGAAGCTGGAGAAGTGA
- a CDS encoding Uma2 family endonuclease, with amino-acid sequence MTVMTERTSHMRVEEFEEIASIAPETVTLEFINGRIEEKYVPDGDHDEIVRWLQKRCMQHRPDLWLYASERGLKVEPYRKGRVRPDGVLAPDEHFTGHGEWSAPDGVLMTVEVTSHDGDTDRRDRVEKPAAYAAVGIPVYLLVDRDACAVIVHTHPDPKSGCYLDIHRAPFGEQVVLPEPVDITLDTEILKNYVR; translated from the coding sequence ATGACGGTTATGACCGAGCGCACGTCTCATATGCGGGTGGAAGAGTTCGAGGAGATCGCCTCTATCGCGCCCGAGACCGTCACGTTGGAGTTCATCAACGGACGGATCGAGGAGAAGTACGTGCCGGATGGGGATCACGACGAGATCGTCAGGTGGCTGCAGAAGCGCTGCATGCAGCATCGCCCCGATCTCTGGCTCTACGCGAGCGAGCGGGGGCTGAAGGTCGAGCCCTACCGCAAGGGGCGCGTGCGCCCGGACGGCGTGCTGGCGCCCGATGAGCACTTCACGGGGCACGGTGAATGGTCGGCCCCGGACGGGGTTCTGATGACCGTCGAGGTCACCTCGCACGACGGAGACACCGACCGCCGCGACCGCGTCGAGAAGCCAGCCGCCTACGCGGCCGTGGGCATTCCCGTGTACCTCCTTGTGGACCGAGATGCCTGCGCGGTCATCGTCCACACCCATCCCGACCCGAAGAGCGGCTGCTACCTCGATATCCATCGAGCGCCCTTCGGCGAGCAGGTCGTGCTTCCTGAGCCCGTGGACATTACTCTCGACACGGAGATCCTCAAGAACTACGTCCGCTGA
- a CDS encoding beta-ketoacyl synthase N-terminal-like domain-containing protein — translation MVNAPGGAVPVISAWTAVSPLGLRGADFTAALRSGRTAGRPLDPEEWSVPFREASLVPDFHIRQILGRKGTRSMDRATGLAVTAIRHLLTGEREHDEAERLPGVGEETGLALGTSTGSAQSIMDFTRDSLVGKKPFYVDPARFPNTVMNCAAGQSAIWHGLRGPNTTIAGGRATGLLALRYALRLQRAGRAQAVLCGAVEEFSSARAWLEWHARADEESADSAAVLGEGAAVWLLEPDASAREHGRKGLAEVLGLEFGCAADAQQARTVLAEAIGRLLDRTGVTPGELSAVADSSAPGAEGAAERAALADALGGAEPPRITAADTVGDTCAAAAAFQIAAVLALAEHDPSGASSASEPKGRVAVERESARRPLRNEGAEHGRPSTATEAPRRRTEPLKNGDTALVTTVDRDGVVGAALLRIR, via the coding sequence ATGGTCAACGCCCCCGGCGGGGCAGTCCCGGTCATCTCGGCCTGGACCGCCGTATCGCCCCTGGGACTGCGCGGGGCCGACTTCACCGCGGCCCTGCGGTCCGGCCGCACGGCCGGCCGTCCGCTGGACCCCGAGGAGTGGTCGGTGCCGTTCCGCGAGGCGAGCCTCGTGCCCGACTTCCACATCCGGCAGATCCTCGGCCGTAAGGGCACCCGCTCCATGGACCGGGCCACCGGACTGGCCGTCACCGCGATCCGCCATCTGCTGACCGGGGAGCGGGAACACGACGAGGCCGAGCGGCTGCCGGGGGTGGGCGAGGAGACCGGCCTGGCACTCGGCACCAGCACCGGCTCCGCCCAGAGCATCATGGACTTCACCCGGGACTCGCTGGTGGGGAAGAAGCCCTTCTACGTGGACCCGGCCCGGTTCCCCAACACCGTGATGAACTGCGCCGCCGGTCAGTCCGCCATCTGGCACGGGCTCAGGGGCCCCAACACCACCATCGCGGGCGGCCGCGCCACCGGACTGCTCGCCCTCCGGTACGCGCTGCGATTGCAGCGCGCCGGACGCGCCCAGGCCGTGCTGTGCGGGGCGGTCGAGGAGTTCTCCTCGGCCCGCGCCTGGCTGGAGTGGCACGCGCGGGCGGATGAGGAGAGTGCCGACAGCGCCGCCGTCCTCGGGGAGGGCGCGGCCGTGTGGCTGCTGGAGCCCGACGCCTCGGCGCGCGAACACGGCCGTAAGGGGCTCGCCGAGGTCCTCGGCCTGGAGTTCGGCTGCGCGGCGGACGCGCAGCAGGCCCGTACGGTGCTCGCCGAGGCGATCGGCCGGCTGCTGGACCGCACCGGCGTGACCCCCGGCGAGCTGAGCGCCGTCGCCGACTCCAGCGCCCCCGGCGCCGAGGGGGCGGCCGAACGCGCCGCCCTCGCCGACGCCCTCGGGGGTGCGGAGCCGCCGCGGATCACGGCCGCCGACACCGTCGGGGACACCTGCGCCGCCGCCGCGGCCTTCCAGATCGCCGCCGTCCTGGCGCTCGCCGAGCATGACCCCTCGGGTGCCTCCTCGGCGAGTGAGCCGAAGGGGCGCGTCGCTGTCGAAAGGGAGAGCGCGCGCAGGCCCCTGAGGAACGAAGGGGCCGAGCACGGTCGACCGTCGACAGCGACTGAAGCGCCCCGGAGGCGAACCGAGCCTCTGAAAAATGGCGATACCGCCCTGGTCACCACCGTGGACCGGGACGGCGTGGTCGGCGCGGCCCTGCTGCGGATCCGGTGA
- the fabG gene encoding 3-oxoacyl-ACP reductase FabG gives MSDRISDDTGRASGDNEPTPRVALVSGGSRGIGRSTVLRLARDGFDVAFCHHSSPDAARELEEEAARHGGGRVIGRQADVRDAGAVRELVAFTEESLGPVDVAVTSAGITRDNPLLLMKDEEWRDVLEVNLDGTYHLCRSVVFGMMKRKSGCVINISSVAGVHGNATQSNYAASKAGIIGFTKSLAKEVGQYGIRANVVAPGFVETDMTAELSERVRKEAEQSIPLRRFGRPEEVADMVAYLVGAEYVTGAVFQVDGGIVL, from the coding sequence ATGTCCGACCGAATATCCGACGACACGGGCCGCGCATCCGGTGACAACGAGCCGACGCCGCGCGTCGCGCTGGTCTCCGGCGGCTCCCGGGGCATAGGCCGGTCCACCGTGCTGCGGCTGGCCCGGGACGGCTTCGACGTGGCGTTCTGCCATCACTCCAGCCCCGACGCCGCCCGTGAGCTGGAGGAGGAGGCGGCGCGGCACGGCGGCGGGCGGGTGATCGGCCGGCAGGCGGACGTCCGCGACGCGGGCGCGGTGCGCGAACTGGTCGCCTTCACCGAGGAGTCGCTCGGCCCGGTCGACGTCGCGGTCACCTCCGCCGGGATCACCCGGGACAATCCGCTGCTGCTGATGAAGGACGAGGAGTGGCGGGACGTCCTGGAGGTCAACCTGGACGGCACCTATCACCTGTGCCGTTCCGTGGTGTTCGGAATGATGAAACGCAAGTCCGGATGCGTCATCAACATCTCGTCGGTCGCCGGTGTCCACGGCAATGCGACCCAGAGCAATTACGCGGCCTCCAAAGCGGGGATCATCGGTTTCACCAAGTCGCTCGCCAAGGAGGTCGGACAGTACGGCATACGGGCCAATGTGGTGGCGCCCGGCTTCGTCGAGACCGATATGACGGCGGAGCTTTCCGAACGGGTGCGCAAGGAGGCGGAGCAGAGCATCCCGCTGCGCCGCTTCGGCCGTCCGGAGGAGGTCGCCGACATGGTCGCGTACCTGGTCGGGGCGGAGTATGTGACCGGTGCGGTCTTCCAGGTCGACGGCGGCATCGTCCTCTGA
- a CDS encoding 4'-phosphopantetheinyl transferase family protein: MSFTSPVQPAREPRRWAPVGALPGPGDRPGPGEVAVWLLRIPPSAAAAAAVAEGVLDERERERVARLRTDLLRERYVTSHVGLRTLLGGYLGIAPGEVEFVRETCGMPDCDKPHGRPAVAGEDSLHFSLSHSGDAALCAVAGVPVGADVEERDPERAGTRLAGLIGQLHPEERAAIDALPEELRAEAFLGCWVRKEAYLKGIGTGLPGGISAHHVGLAEGLAPVAAPSGPSGWAFADIEAPPGYHAAVAVRDEAAPVVTLAGLRLE, translated from the coding sequence GTGTCCTTCACCAGCCCGGTTCAGCCCGCACGAGAGCCCCGGCGATGGGCCCCGGTCGGCGCCCTGCCCGGCCCCGGAGACCGTCCCGGCCCCGGTGAGGTGGCCGTATGGCTGCTGCGGATCCCGCCGTCCGCCGCCGCTGCCGCCGCCGTCGCGGAGGGCGTGCTGGACGAGCGGGAGCGCGAGCGCGTGGCGAGGCTGCGGACCGACCTGCTGCGCGAGCGCTATGTGACCTCCCATGTGGGGCTGCGGACGCTGCTCGGCGGCTATCTCGGCATCGCCCCGGGCGAGGTCGAGTTCGTCCGGGAGACCTGTGGAATGCCGGACTGCGACAAGCCGCACGGCCGTCCGGCCGTCGCGGGCGAGGACTCGCTGCACTTCTCCCTCTCCCACTCCGGGGACGCCGCCCTGTGCGCCGTCGCCGGGGTGCCCGTGGGCGCCGATGTCGAGGAGCGGGACCCCGAGCGCGCCGGGACCCGGCTGGCGGGGCTGATCGGGCAGTTGCACCCGGAGGAGCGGGCGGCGATCGACGCGCTTCCGGAGGAGCTGCGGGCGGAGGCGTTCCTGGGCTGCTGGGTCCGTAAGGAGGCGTATCTCAAGGGCATCGGCACCGGGCTGCCGGGCGGGATCAGCGCCCACCATGTGGGTCTCGCCGAGGGGCTGGCCCCCGTCGCCGCGCCGTCCGGCCCCAGCGGCTGGGCCTTCGCCGACATCGAGGCACCGCCCGGCTACCACGCCGCGGTCGCCGTACGGGACGAGGCCGCGCCGGTCGTGACCCTGGCGGGGCTGCGTCTGGAGTGA
- a CDS encoding ACP S-malonyltransferase gives MTDRETTRGAPDGAAPRTALVFPGQGAQKAGMGQAWRETASWALVAEVSEYTGIDVEELLLKADDETLRRTDLAQIAVFTTEVLAHREAEAAGLLDGVVACAGHSLGEYTALHAAGALPLADTARLVAARGRAMRACAERSPGTMAAVVRLRPETVEALVARVQEDGGQVWIANVNAPGAIVLSGTAEAVDRLAELAVESEGKVIRLAVGGAFHSPLMASAADEVREALAAVRFAPEHLPVVANVDARPYASGEHWRELELSQLTSRVRWEESVRTLAGELGCTRFVELGPGRQLTGMIRRIAKGALTVPVESAAALAELTTPETPETPESSGTPGTPEPR, from the coding sequence ATGACGGACCGAGAGACGACGCGCGGCGCCCCCGACGGAGCGGCGCCCCGTACGGCGCTCGTCTTCCCCGGGCAGGGCGCCCAGAAGGCGGGCATGGGCCAGGCGTGGCGGGAGACCGCCTCCTGGGCGCTGGTGGCCGAGGTATCGGAGTACACCGGTATCGACGTCGAGGAACTCCTGCTGAAGGCCGACGACGAGACGCTGCGCCGCACCGATCTCGCCCAGATCGCCGTCTTCACCACCGAGGTGCTCGCCCACCGCGAGGCGGAGGCCGCCGGGCTGCTGGACGGGGTGGTGGCCTGCGCCGGGCACAGCCTGGGCGAGTACACCGCGCTCCACGCCGCCGGGGCCCTGCCGCTCGCCGACACCGCCCGTCTCGTCGCCGCCCGCGGCCGGGCCATGCGCGCGTGTGCCGAGCGGTCGCCCGGCACCATGGCCGCCGTGGTGCGGCTCCGCCCCGAGACCGTGGAGGCGCTGGTCGCCCGGGTCCAGGAGGACGGCGGCCAGGTCTGGATCGCCAATGTCAACGCACCCGGCGCCATCGTGCTCTCGGGTACCGCCGAGGCCGTCGACCGGCTCGCCGAACTGGCCGTCGAGAGCGAGGGCAAGGTGATCCGGCTCGCCGTCGGCGGCGCCTTCCACAGTCCGCTGATGGCCTCGGCCGCCGACGAGGTGCGCGAGGCCCTGGCCGCCGTGCGGTTCGCCCCCGAGCATCTCCCGGTCGTCGCCAACGTGGACGCCCGCCCGTACGCGAGCGGCGAGCACTGGCGGGAGCTCGAACTGAGCCAGCTCACCAGCCGGGTGCGCTGGGAGGAGAGCGTCCGCACGCTCGCCGGTGAACTGGGCTGCACCCGGTTCGTGGAGCTGGGCCCCGGGCGCCAACTGACCGGCATGATCCGTCGGATCGCGAAGGGCGCGCTCACCGTCCCGGTCGAGTCGGCCGCCGCCCTCGCCGAGCTCACGACCCCTGAAACCCCTGAAACCCCCGAGAGCTCCGGAACACCCGGAACACCCGAACCCCGCTGA
- a CDS encoding 3-hydroxyacyl-ACP dehydratase FabZ family protein codes for MITVDEIKRVLPHRYPMLLVDRVTDLVPGERARGLKAVTCNEPWYEGMPDTASAEDYHYPWTVLIESWCHVAGVLVAWDRPNPDVRTGKAMLLGGITDAEFHRPVVPGDVVEHHVRLARQVGETFVFEGESLVGKETVLTIGRLTMTMRPASDLDASPVTASSVTGPPATDPPVTDSPVAAPPVPDPPVPDPL; via the coding sequence ATGATCACTGTCGATGAGATCAAGCGGGTGCTGCCGCACCGCTACCCCATGCTGCTGGTCGACCGGGTCACCGACCTGGTGCCGGGCGAGCGGGCGCGCGGGCTGAAGGCGGTCACCTGCAATGAGCCCTGGTACGAGGGGATGCCGGACACCGCGTCCGCGGAGGACTACCACTATCCGTGGACGGTGCTCATCGAGTCCTGGTGCCATGTGGCCGGGGTGCTGGTGGCCTGGGACCGGCCCAACCCCGACGTACGCACGGGCAAGGCCATGCTGCTCGGCGGGATCACCGACGCCGAGTTCCACCGCCCGGTGGTGCCGGGCGATGTGGTGGAGCATCATGTGCGGTTGGCCCGCCAGGTCGGCGAGACCTTCGTCTTCGAGGGCGAGAGCCTGGTCGGGAAGGAGACCGTCCTCACCATCGGGCGGCTGACGATGACCATGCGCCCGGCCTCCGACCTGGACGCCTCGCCCGTGACCGCCTCGTCTGTGACCGGCCCGCCCGCGACCGACCCGCCCGTAACCGACTCGCCGGTGGCCGCGCCGCCCGTGCCCGACCCCCCTGTGCCCGACCCCCTCTGA
- a CDS encoding alpha/beta hydrolase, giving the protein MPEPRQTSARSPSLGARALSAAALPIAPLYGARLAYLAFHPRRREQREHPRDHGLPCTELKVPFAARKHLDTWLCPASPEKVVVLGHSLATAKDHSLRHAKFLHDAGYTVCLFDHRNHGASSDDRALFGLGDRFASDVTAVVSHLRDQRGYGTARIAFYGFSFSCFSSMWALTHDGFELDALVCDSGPGHDVPPLLRKFLEAEALPLPALLKGEPARSVVARTLCAVGPAMLRAQWPPPATGKFAKIPLLFMSGEHDAIVPPSSVDALAERYAQAETHVLPGAEHLLGLETDPEGYASVVLDFLERALG; this is encoded by the coding sequence ATGCCCGAGCCACGCCAGACGTCGGCGCGCTCCCCCTCCCTGGGAGCCCGCGCCCTCTCGGCCGCGGCCCTGCCGATCGCCCCGCTGTACGGGGCCAGGCTGGCGTATCTGGCCTTCCATCCGCGGCGCCGGGAACAGCGGGAGCACCCACGGGACCACGGGCTGCCCTGTACGGAGCTGAAGGTGCCCTTCGCGGCGCGGAAGCACCTGGACACCTGGCTGTGCCCGGCGTCCCCCGAGAAGGTGGTGGTGCTCGGGCACAGCCTGGCCACGGCGAAGGACCACAGCCTGCGCCACGCCAAGTTCCTGCACGACGCCGGGTACACCGTCTGTCTGTTCGACCACCGCAACCACGGGGCCAGCAGCGACGACCGGGCGCTGTTCGGGCTCGGCGACCGGTTCGCGAGCGATGTCACCGCCGTGGTGTCCCATCTGCGCGACCAGCGGGGGTACGGCACGGCGCGGATAGCCTTCTACGGCTTCTCGTTCTCGTGCTTCTCATCCATGTGGGCGCTGACGCACGACGGATTCGAACTTGACGCGCTGGTGTGCGACAGCGGGCCGGGGCACGACGTCCCGCCGCTGCTGCGCAAGTTCCTGGAGGCGGAGGCGCTGCCGCTGCCCGCCCTGCTGAAGGGCGAGCCGGCCCGTTCGGTGGTGGCGCGGACGCTGTGCGCGGTGGGCCCGGCCATGCTCCGGGCCCAGTGGCCCCCGCCCGCGACGGGCAAGTTCGCCAAGATCCCCCTGTTGTTCATGTCAGGCGAGCACGATGCGATCGTGCCGCCGTCCTCGGTGGACGCGCTGGCCGAGCGCTATGCCCAGGCCGAGACGCACGTCCTGCCCGGAGCCGAGCATCTGCTCGGGCTGGAGACCGATCCTGAAGGCTACGCGAGCGTGGTGCTGGATTTCCTTGAGCGGGCCCTGGGGTAG